Proteins from a genomic interval of Pristis pectinata isolate sPriPec2 chromosome 21, sPriPec2.1.pri, whole genome shotgun sequence:
- the aldocb gene encoding fructose-bisphosphate aldolase C-B, which translates to MTHQAPALTPEQKKELNEIALQIVSPGKGILAADESVGSMSKRLTQIGVENTEENRRLYRQILMTADDRVKNYIGGIIFFHETLYQNADDGTPFINIVKEKNILAGIKVDKGVVPLAGTNGETTTQGLDGLAERCAQYKKDGADFAKWRCVLKISATTPSALAVMENANVLARYASICQQNGIVPIVEPEILPDGDHDLKRCQYVTEKVLGAVYKALSDHHIYLEGTLLKPNMVTPGHSCPTKYSPEEIATATVTALRRTVPPAVPGITFLSGGQSEEEATINLNAINKCPLPKPWALTFSYGRALQASALNAWRGEKENMQAAQDEFMKRAEVNSLASLGQYEPSSDSEGAASQSLYIENHAY; encoded by the exons ggagtatGTCCAAGCGCCTGACCCAAATCGGTGTGGAGAATACCGAGGAAAACCGCCGTCTCTACCGGCAGATCCTGATGACAGCTGATGACCGGGTCAAAAACTATATTGGGGGCATTATCTTCTTCCACGAGACTCTGTACCAGAATGCTGATGACGGGACACCCTTTATTAACATTGTCAAAGAGAAGAACATTCTGGCTGGGATCAAG GTTGATAAAGGTGTTGTCCCCTTGGCTGGAACCAACGGAGAGACCACCACTCAAG GCTTGGATGGATTAGCAGAGCGTTGTGCTCAGTACAAGAAGGACGGAGCGGACTTTGCAAAGTGGCGTTGTGTACTGAAAATCAGTGCGACAACCCCATCTGCACTCGCTGTCATGGAGAATGCTAATGTTTTGGCCCGTTATGCGAGCATCTGCCAGCAG AATGGCATAGTTCCCATTGTGGAGCCCGAGATCCTACCCGACGGTGACCATGATCTGAAGCGATGCCAGTACGTCACAGAGAAG GTGTTGGGGGCTGTCTATAAAGCACTAAGCGATCACCATATATACCTGGAAGGTACTTTGCTGAAGCCCAACATGGTGACTCCTGGCCATTCTTGCCCTACCAAGTACAGTCCTGAGGAGATTGCCACTGCAACTGTCACTGCACTGAGGCGCACTGTCCCACCTGCTGTTCCAG GAATCACATTCTTATCTGGAGGGCAGAGTGAGGAGGAAGCCACCATCAACCTCAATGCTATCAATAAGTGCCCACTGCCAAAACCATGGGCACTGACTTTCTCGTATGGCCGAGCTCTGCAGGCCTCTGCACTGAATGCCTGGCGTGGGGAGAAAGAGAACATGCAGGCTGCACAGGATGAGTTCATGAAGCGTGCTGAG gttAACAGCTTGGCCTCCCTTGGACAGTATGAACCAAGCAGTGACAGTGAAGGTGCAGCCAGCCAGTCTCTCTACATAGAAAATCATGCTTACTGA